One genomic window of Halolamina sediminis includes the following:
- a CDS encoding DUF5790 family protein, with the protein MSQTTFDEDDLFGEAAEEMRGEVESHLVEARESLPAADAVWEVDADNVLGVLNGLKSALDTADAAEHLRAAKKQYVMGERADAFEDADDLEAAIDDLEALIEEIEDAHEDASELAGALPELRSELQDAAGDEEDDE; encoded by the coding sequence ATGAGTCAGACCACGTTCGACGAGGACGACCTGTTCGGCGAGGCGGCCGAGGAGATGCGCGGCGAGGTCGAGAGCCACCTCGTCGAGGCCCGCGAGTCGCTCCCTGCCGCCGACGCAGTCTGGGAGGTCGACGCAGACAACGTGCTGGGCGTGCTCAACGGCCTCAAGTCCGCGCTGGACACCGCCGACGCCGCCGAGCACCTCCGGGCGGCGAAGAAGCAGTACGTGATGGGCGAGCGCGCCGACGCGTTCGAGGACGCCGACGATCTGGAGGCGGCGATCGACGACCTCGAGGCGCTGATCGAGGAGATCGAGGACGCCCACGAGGACGCCAGCGAGCTCGCGGGCGCGCTCCCGGAACTGCGTTCCGAACTCCAGGACGCTGCCGGGGACGAGGAAGACGACGAGTAG
- a CDS encoding creatininase family protein has translation MRLADATWTDVRDADAELAVLPVGSTEGHGPHAPLGTDAFTAETVAEAGADAYEAETGETVLVAPTVPVGISEEHRAFDGTLWVSPDTFRAYVREIVESLAASDGPDAVVLVNGHGGNVDALREVAARLTRDEVARVAPFTWFEAVGEHSSDMGHAGPLETAFLRHDRPELVHEDRIDEAREGGSERWGDWVSGVNLAVDSDEFSENGVVGDPGEGDAERGAELAELAAAALVDLLDAVRERA, from the coding sequence ATGCGCCTCGCCGACGCCACCTGGACCGACGTTCGCGACGCCGACGCCGAGCTCGCCGTGCTCCCGGTCGGCTCGACCGAGGGCCACGGCCCGCACGCGCCGCTGGGCACCGACGCGTTCACCGCCGAAACTGTCGCCGAGGCCGGCGCCGACGCCTACGAGGCAGAAACCGGCGAGACCGTGCTCGTGGCGCCGACGGTGCCGGTCGGGATCAGCGAGGAGCACCGCGCGTTCGACGGGACGCTCTGGGTGTCGCCGGACACGTTCCGCGCGTACGTCCGCGAGATCGTCGAGAGCCTCGCCGCCAGCGACGGCCCGGACGCGGTCGTGCTAGTCAACGGCCACGGCGGGAACGTCGACGCGCTGCGGGAGGTCGCCGCGCGGCTCACCCGGGACGAGGTGGCCCGTGTGGCCCCGTTCACCTGGTTCGAGGCGGTTGGCGAGCACAGCAGCGACATGGGCCACGCCGGGCCGCTGGAGACCGCGTTCCTCCGACACGACCGTCCCGAACTCGTCCACGAGGACCGTATCGACGAGGCCCGCGAGGGCGGGAGCGAGCGCTGGGGCGACTGGGTGTCGGGGGTGAATCTCGCGGTCGACAGCGACGAGTTCAGCGAGAACGGCGTCGTCGGCGATCCGGGTGAGGGCGACGCCGAACGCGGGGCAGAGCTCGCAGAGCTGGCGGCGGCGGCGCTGGTCGACCTGCTCGACGCGGTTCGGGAGCGGGCGTAG
- a CDS encoding TVP38/TMEM64 family protein, translating to MKFFSSREARWRVVLATVLLGAGFVALYVALQRYAPFVFDTEALRIWIDQFGVFAPLVFVLVQATQVVVAPIPGQIVALVAGYLFGAVAGTVYSLVGVLIGSAIAFSLAKRYGRPFVESALHEDILTRFDGFVERVGIPGLIVFVLIPGLPDDAICFLSGLTTWRLRTFMAVIAVGRLPAYVITVYAGGELADGQFLSGAVLIGVVISLSLLGYYNQDRIRRFVERLEPRIPF from the coding sequence ATGAAATTCTTCTCGTCACGGGAAGCCCGTTGGCGAGTGGTCCTCGCGACCGTCCTCCTCGGGGCCGGGTTCGTCGCCCTCTACGTCGCGTTGCAGCGCTACGCACCGTTCGTCTTCGACACGGAGGCGCTGCGGATCTGGATCGACCAGTTCGGCGTGTTCGCCCCGCTCGTGTTCGTGCTCGTGCAGGCGACCCAGGTCGTCGTCGCCCCCATCCCCGGACAGATCGTGGCCCTCGTCGCCGGCTACCTCTTCGGCGCGGTCGCCGGGACCGTGTACAGCCTCGTCGGCGTACTGATCGGGAGCGCGATCGCGTTCAGCCTCGCAAAGCGGTACGGCCGCCCGTTCGTCGAGAGCGCGCTCCACGAGGACATCCTCACACGGTTCGACGGGTTCGTCGAGCGGGTCGGGATCCCGGGGCTCATCGTGTTCGTCCTCATCCCCGGTCTCCCCGACGACGCGATCTGCTTTCTGAGCGGGCTCACGACCTGGCGCCTCAGAACGTTCATGGCGGTCATCGCCGTCGGCCGCCTGCCAGCCTACGTCATCACGGTGTACGCCGGCGGCGAACTGGCGGACGGACAGTTCCTCTCGGGCGCGGTGCTGATCGGCGTGGTGATCTCGCTGTCGCTGCTCGGCTACTACAACCAAGACCGTATCCGGCGGTTCGTCGAACGGCTCGAACCACGCATCCCGTTCTGA
- a CDS encoding DUF502 domain-containing protein, producing MTRWKRDFASGLIVVLPVLVLLLVLRWLIGHLLGLPLNVPPDRIPVGLLPRPISVEAAAMALELGLTLGLFLSVTLAAGYLMRTQMGRIAEGLFDDVVNRVPGVRVLYNASKLAVETAVSGASDLQQPVKLEPWDGMRMTAFKTGQTTADGRDVLFLPTAPNITTGFVVEVEPDDYEETDESVEEALTRVLSAGFGESSEAETALGEIGAEDADGDRSRP from the coding sequence ATGACCCGGTGGAAGCGCGACTTCGCCAGCGGCCTGATCGTCGTCCTCCCGGTCCTGGTGCTGCTGTTGGTGCTCCGGTGGCTGATCGGCCACCTGCTCGGCCTGCCGCTGAACGTCCCCCCGGATCGCATCCCGGTGGGGCTACTGCCGCGGCCGATCAGCGTCGAGGCGGCGGCGATGGCGCTCGAACTGGGGCTGACCCTCGGGCTGTTCCTCTCTGTCACGCTAGCGGCCGGCTACCTGATGCGCACCCAGATGGGCCGAATCGCCGAGGGGCTGTTCGACGACGTGGTGAACCGCGTCCCCGGGGTTCGCGTACTGTACAACGCCTCGAAGCTGGCGGTCGAGACCGCCGTCTCGGGCGCGAGCGATCTCCAGCAGCCCGTGAAACTGGAGCCCTGGGACGGAATGCGGATGACCGCGTTCAAAACCGGGCAGACGACCGCCGACGGCCGGGACGTGCTGTTCCTCCCGACGGCGCCGAACATCACCACCGGGTTCGTCGTCGAGGTCGAGCCGGACGACTACGAGGAGACCGACGAGAGCGTCGAGGAGGCGCTGACCCGCGTGCTCTCTGCGGGGTTCGGCGAGTCGAGCGAGGCCGAGACCGCGCTGGGCGAGATCGGCGCCGAGGACGCGGACGGCGACCGATCCCGGCCCTGA
- a CDS encoding proline dehydrogenase family protein yields MIPPIASNFVAGESPAAALDHTARANDDGVNVILNLLGEHYAEPENAAADTKAYRALVRDIADSDVDACISVKPSQLGIDISDGVFTSNFRSIVEAAQDAGVFVWCDMEDADTTDVTLDAFEELAREFDGGVGQCVQSNLRRTSDDLERLADVPGKIRLVKGAYDEPGSIAYTEKSDVNEHYREDLETLFSAYEGDIAVGSHDPAMIDYARDLREEYGREFEVQMLMGVRGDAQRELAAEGEEVWQYAPYGDKWLSYFYRRLRERKENALFALRAIVSG; encoded by the coding sequence GTGATACCCCCGATCGCCAGCAACTTCGTCGCGGGTGAGAGCCCGGCGGCCGCACTCGACCACACCGCGCGGGCGAACGACGACGGCGTGAACGTTATCCTGAACCTTCTCGGCGAACACTACGCGGAGCCGGAAAACGCCGCCGCGGACACGAAAGCCTACCGGGCGCTGGTGCGCGACATCGCCGACAGCGACGTCGACGCCTGCATCTCGGTGAAACCCTCACAGCTGGGCATCGACATCAGCGACGGCGTGTTCACGTCGAACTTCCGCTCGATCGTCGAGGCCGCACAGGACGCCGGCGTGTTCGTCTGGTGTGACATGGAGGACGCCGACACGACCGACGTGACGCTCGACGCCTTCGAGGAGCTCGCCCGGGAGTTCGACGGCGGCGTCGGGCAGTGTGTGCAGTCGAACCTCCGGCGGACGAGCGACGACCTCGAACGGCTGGCCGACGTCCCCGGGAAGATCCGACTGGTCAAGGGCGCCTACGACGAGCCCGGGTCGATCGCCTACACCGAGAAGTCCGACGTGAACGAACACTACCGCGAGGACCTAGAGACGCTGTTCTCGGCGTACGAGGGCGATATCGCCGTCGGGAGTCACGACCCGGCGATGATCGACTACGCCCGCGACCTCCGCGAGGAGTACGGCCGCGAGTTCGAGGTCCAGATGCTGATGGGGGTCCGCGGCGACGCCCAACGCGAGCTCGCCGCCGAGGGCGAGGAGGTCTGGCAGTACGCGCCCTACGGCGACAAGTGGCTCTCGTACTTCTACCGGCGGCTGCGCGAGCGCAAGGAGAACGCGCTGTTCGCGCTGCGGGCAATCGTGAGCGGATAG
- a CDS encoding KEOPS complex subunit Pcc1: protein MTAHTATLSVSYGSPDRARRVAASLDPEVGGVDDDRATARVAREENTVEVTVEAADLTALRAGTTSWSRLLTVAERVTQSGAQRF, encoded by the coding sequence GTGACGGCACACACGGCGACGCTCTCCGTCTCCTACGGCTCTCCCGACCGCGCCAGACGCGTCGCCGCCAGTCTCGACCCCGAGGTCGGGGGCGTCGACGACGACCGCGCCACCGCGCGCGTGGCACGGGAGGAGAACACCGTCGAGGTGACCGTCGAAGCGGCAGATCTGACCGCGCTCCGGGCCGGCACGACGAGCTGGAGTCGGCTACTGACGGTCGCGGAGCGGGTAACCCAGTCCGGAGCCCAACGGTTTTAG
- a CDS encoding DNA-directed RNA polymerase subunit P — protein MSYKCSRCKRDVELDEYGGVRCPYCGHRVLLKERGGDVKEVDVK, from the coding sequence ATGAGCTACAAGTGCTCCCGCTGTAAGCGCGACGTCGAACTCGACGAGTACGGCGGCGTGCGCTGTCCCTACTGTGGTCACCGCGTCCTGCTGAAGGAGCGCGGCGGCGACGTGAAGGAAGTCGACGTGAAGTGA
- a CDS encoding 50S ribosomal protein L37 yields the protein MAENKSRSAGSAGRFGARYGRVSRRRVSEIEDAMENATVDGDSVKRIGTGIWKNEETGETFTGGAYRPETPGGRSVQRSIRAALSEESE from the coding sequence ATGGCTGAGAACAAGTCCCGGTCCGCCGGCAGCGCCGGTCGCTTCGGTGCGCGCTACGGGCGGGTCTCCCGGCGACGCGTCTCGGAGATCGAGGACGCGATGGAGAACGCCACCGTCGACGGCGACTCCGTCAAACGCATCGGCACCGGCATCTGGAAGAACGAGGAGACGGGCGAGACGTTCACCGGCGGCGCCTACCGCCCGGAGACGCCCGGCGGTCGCTCGGTCCAGCGCTCCATTCGCGCGGCACTCTCCGAAGAGAGCGAATAG
- a CDS encoding DUF2103 domain-containing protein, with translation MDCRRCGTELDRPGDYCLACDTANCDAVVVAFERERATLTFLRDPPEHADDEEPEIVGETTITTVPEEDPEARVVELRNFAGKVADEIRRKRPEEVYAAGAREPLRECRAQLHHRFYRVPDDDPVERVRSQRGERSLEVVDTPPTEKLGGSHSTLIGGRDGRDVVNTVAAHPNVKKLIPGPIEAGGGGSRGGVRAKATRAGESGNVRLLIRDGSSVQENRVVTTAMDRETGERVRAALNEALVEAGYQDD, from the coding sequence ATGGACTGTCGGCGGTGTGGCACCGAACTCGATCGGCCGGGCGACTACTGTCTGGCCTGCGACACCGCCAACTGCGACGCCGTCGTCGTCGCGTTCGAACGCGAGCGCGCGACGCTCACCTTCCTCCGCGACCCGCCCGAGCACGCCGACGACGAGGAGCCCGAGATCGTCGGCGAGACGACGATCACGACCGTTCCCGAGGAGGACCCCGAGGCGCGCGTGGTCGAACTCCGGAACTTCGCCGGGAAGGTCGCCGACGAGATCCGGCGCAAGCGCCCCGAGGAGGTGTACGCCGCCGGCGCGCGCGAGCCGCTGCGGGAGTGTCGCGCCCAGCTCCACCACCGGTTCTACCGCGTGCCCGACGACGACCCCGTCGAGCGGGTGCGGAGCCAGCGCGGCGAGCGGAGCCTCGAAGTGGTCGACACGCCGCCGACCGAGAAGCTCGGCGGCTCGCACTCGACGTTGATCGGCGGCCGGGACGGCCGGGACGTGGTGAACACCGTCGCCGCCCACCCGAACGTGAAGAAGCTCATCCCGGGGCCGATCGAGGCCGGCGGTGGCGGCAGCCGCGGCGGCGTCCGGGCGAAGGCGACCCGCGCCGGCGAGAGCGGCAACGTCCGCCTGCTGATCCGGGACGGCTCCAGCGTGCAGGAGAACCGCGTCGTGACGACAGCGATGGACCGCGAGACCGGCGAGCGCGTCCGGGCGGCGCTCAACGAGGCGCTGGTCGAGGCGGGGTATCAGGACGACTGA
- the truD gene encoding tRNA pseudouridine(13) synthase TruD, producing MREAHPRERTVGVDWYVSDADGVGGRLRDRPEEFRVRELEAFDTEPVAGGADDYPYLVLRATLSGWDTNDFAGRLSDAMEASRERVDWAGTKDKHAVTTQLFSVYDAEPEALAEIRDAEIEVVGRAGRHLSYGDLAGNAFEITVREPTQPENAAAITDQLRAFAGDSDGDRIGVPNVFGHQRFGSRRPVTHEVGLAIVRGEWRDAVLSYAGNPSDTEPGDTRAARAFVDEQAASEDPDWGACLDRMPRKLGYERSMLHRLQERDAGGADGGEPDDWRHALEAVPSNLQRLFVNAAQSYAFNRILSERLNRGLAFHAPIEGDVCCFADNAIDAIRKPDPDRLQRATAERVDVLTRHCERGRAFVTAPLIGTETEFADGEPGEIEREVFDELGLAPSMFDLPGNFESTGTRRAILVDTEMTVERDPLTFEFALPSGSYATAVLREYLKTDPTEL from the coding sequence ATGCGTGAAGCCCACCCCCGCGAGCGGACCGTCGGCGTCGACTGGTACGTCAGCGACGCCGACGGCGTCGGCGGCCGCCTACGGGACCGCCCCGAGGAGTTCCGGGTCCGGGAGCTGGAGGCGTTCGACACCGAGCCCGTCGCCGGCGGCGCCGACGACTACCCCTACCTCGTGCTCCGGGCGACGCTGTCCGGGTGGGACACCAACGACTTCGCCGGGCGGCTCTCCGACGCGATGGAAGCCTCCCGCGAACGCGTCGACTGGGCGGGCACGAAGGACAAACACGCCGTCACGACCCAGCTGTTCTCGGTGTACGACGCCGAGCCCGAGGCGCTGGCCGAGATCCGCGACGCCGAGATCGAGGTCGTCGGCCGCGCCGGGCGACACCTCTCCTACGGCGACCTCGCGGGCAACGCCTTCGAGATCACGGTCCGAGAGCCCACCCAGCCCGAGAACGCCGCGGCGATCACCGACCAGCTGCGGGCGTTCGCGGGCGATTCGGACGGCGATCGGATCGGCGTTCCCAACGTCTTCGGGCACCAGCGGTTCGGCAGCCGCCGTCCCGTCACCCACGAAGTCGGGCTCGCGATCGTCCGCGGGGAGTGGCGCGACGCGGTGCTTTCGTACGCGGGCAACCCCTCCGACACCGAGCCCGGCGACACCCGGGCGGCCCGGGCGTTCGTCGACGAGCAGGCCGCGAGCGAGGACCCCGACTGGGGCGCCTGCCTTGACCGGATGCCCCGGAAGCTGGGGTACGAGCGGTCGATGCTCCACCGGCTACAGGAGCGGGACGCCGGTGGCGCCGACGGCGGGGAGCCGGACGACTGGCGGCACGCGCTCGAAGCCGTCCCGTCGAACCTCCAGCGGCTGTTCGTCAACGCCGCCCAGTCGTACGCGTTCAACCGAATCCTGAGCGAACGACTCAATCGCGGGCTGGCGTTCCATGCGCCCATCGAGGGCGACGTGTGCTGTTTCGCCGACAACGCGATCGACGCGATCCGGAAGCCCGATCCCGATCGACTCCAGCGTGCGACCGCCGAGCGCGTCGACGTGCTCACCCGTCACTGCGAGCGCGGGCGGGCGTTCGTGACCGCGCCCCTGATCGGGACCGAAACCGAGTTCGCCGACGGCGAGCCCGGCGAGATCGAGCGCGAGGTGTTCGACGAGCTCGGGCTGGCACCGTCGATGTTCGACCTCCCGGGGAACTTCGAGTCCACAGGGACGCGGCGGGCGATCCTCGTCGACACGGAGATGACCGTCGAGCGCGACCCGCTGACGTTCGAGTTCGCGCTCCCCTCCGGAAGCTACGCGACGGCGGTGCTGCGGGAGTACCTGAAAACCGATCCCACGGAGCTGTAG
- the pth2 gene encoding peptidyl-tRNA hydrolase Pth2: MKQAIVARTDLGMGTGKLAAQVAHASLSAYEDADSRTRTAWKGEGQKKVVLKGSGEDQLFELADRAEREGLPNAVVRDAGHTQLDPGTATTVAIGPGEDEVVDRVTGDLSLY, from the coding sequence ATGAAGCAGGCGATCGTCGCGCGGACCGACCTCGGGATGGGGACCGGCAAGCTGGCCGCACAGGTGGCACACGCCTCGCTCTCGGCGTACGAGGACGCCGACAGCCGCACCCGGACGGCGTGGAAAGGCGAGGGCCAGAAGAAAGTCGTCCTGAAAGGTAGCGGCGAGGACCAGCTGTTCGAGCTGGCCGACCGCGCCGAGCGGGAGGGGCTCCCCAACGCGGTCGTCCGGGACGCCGGCCACACCCAGCTCGATCCCGGTACGGCGACGACGGTCGCGATCGGCCCCGGGGAGGACGAGGTGGTCGACCGCGTGACGGGCGATCTCTCGCTCTACTGA
- the dcd gene encoding dCTP deaminase, which produces MILSDRDILRRMEEGDLVVDPVDDLDTQLQPASLDLRLGEEFLEFQRTNISCIHPNREQEVGDYVRETTVPEGEEFILHPGDFVLGTTKERVDIPDDLIATVQGRSSLGRLAVVIHATAGIVDPGYRGQITLELSNLGTAPVALSPGMRVSQLIFTELSSAADRPYGVERDSKYQDQSGPQASRIGVDPEFSGEGE; this is translated from the coding sequence ATGATCCTCTCGGACCGCGACATCCTGCGCCGGATGGAGGAGGGCGACCTCGTCGTCGACCCGGTCGACGATCTCGACACCCAACTGCAGCCGGCCAGCCTCGATCTCCGCCTCGGCGAGGAGTTCCTAGAGTTCCAGCGTACCAACATCTCCTGTATCCACCCCAACCGCGAGCAGGAGGTGGGCGACTACGTCCGGGAAACCACGGTTCCCGAGGGCGAGGAGTTCATCCTGCATCCGGGGGATTTCGTGCTCGGCACGACCAAGGAGCGCGTGGACATCCCCGACGACCTGATCGCCACCGTGCAGGGGCGCTCCTCGCTGGGCCGGCTCGCGGTCGTGATCCACGCGACAGCGGGGATCGTCGACCCGGGCTACCGTGGGCAGATCACGCTCGAACTCTCGAATCTCGGCACCGCGCCGGTCGCGCTCTCGCCGGGGATGCGCGTCTCACAGCTCATCTTTACCGAACTCTCCTCGGCTGCGGACCGCCCGTACGGCGTCGAGCGCGACTCGAAGTACCAGGACCAGTCCGGCCCGCAGGCGTCCCGGATCGGCGTCGATCCGGAGTTCTCGGGTGAGGGTGAATGA
- a CDS encoding thiamine-phosphate synthase family protein — MKFVEEVVVDAFLPTFRAMLAERLRDRGLTQAEVADLLGVSQSAVSKYAHGEVDVHPDVEGDERVRALANRVAEGLADGTLSRVGALVETEVLIRELEDGDLLARLHEEAVPDLAEADATFAVHDADSALRTSEQVLASVRRGLRVLTNASGFAGLIPNVGANLAESLPDPTGIEDVAAVPGRVVDVKGAATVPGDPEFGVSEHVAGVLLSARAGGADANAAVNVAYDEEILAAFTDAGYRTVEFDPGAGEDAVEAAIAAADIDADDPFVLYQTGAHGVEAITYVLGPDAPTVARAVVGTLLR, encoded by the coding sequence ATGAAGTTCGTCGAGGAGGTCGTCGTCGACGCGTTCCTCCCCACCTTCCGGGCGATGCTGGCCGAGCGGCTCCGGGACCGCGGACTGACGCAGGCCGAGGTCGCAGACCTGTTGGGCGTGAGCCAGTCGGCGGTGTCGAAGTACGCCCACGGCGAGGTCGACGTCCACCCCGACGTCGAGGGTGACGAGCGAGTGCGCGCGCTCGCCAACCGCGTCGCGGAGGGGCTGGCCGACGGGACGCTCAGCCGCGTCGGCGCGCTGGTCGAGACCGAAGTGCTGATCCGGGAACTGGAAGACGGCGACCTGCTCGCGCGCCTCCACGAGGAGGCCGTCCCCGACCTCGCCGAGGCCGACGCGACGTTCGCGGTCCACGACGCCGACTCGGCGCTGCGGACGAGCGAGCAAGTCCTCGCCTCCGTCCGGCGCGGGCTCAGGGTGCTCACAAACGCCTCGGGCTTTGCGGGGCTGATCCCCAACGTCGGCGCGAACCTCGCCGAGAGCCTGCCCGACCCCACGGGAATCGAAGATGTGGCCGCGGTGCCGGGCCGCGTCGTCGACGTGAAAGGCGCCGCGACGGTGCCGGGCGACCCGGAGTTCGGCGTCAGCGAGCACGTCGCCGGGGTGCTCCTTTCGGCCCGCGCCGGCGGCGCCGACGCCAACGCCGCGGTCAACGTCGCCTACGACGAGGAGATCCTCGCGGCGTTCACGGACGCGGGCTACCGGACCGTCGAGTTCGACCCCGGCGCGGGCGAGGACGCCGTGGAGGCGGCGATCGCGGCGGCCGACATCGACGCCGACGACCCGTTCGTGCTCTACCAGACCGGCGCTCACGGTGTGGAGGCGATCACCTACGTCCTCGGCCCGGACGCGCCGACGGTCGCGCGGGCGGTCGTCGGGACGCTGCTCCGGTAG
- a CDS encoding glutathione S-transferase family protein produces the protein MNMLVDGEWRIDAYESTNEEGEFDRSESSFRSWLDGGVAAAGEAPNSSAFAPESGRYHLYICRACPWAHRAAMTRQLRGLEDDISISLVQPERYDEGWEFSEEHPDPFHDSEYLREVYTDADPEYTGRVTVPVLWDKQEETIVNNESSEIMRMLDTAFDGNEFSLYPEDLRGEIDEIVDAIYEPINNGVYRAGFAGTQDAYEDAVDDLFDALDHWEGVLADQRYLAGDGERLTLADVAMFATLVRFDHVYHTHFKCNRRAIHEYPNLWGYTKDLYQTPGIEETVNMDHITRHYYVSHGDLNPTRIVAVGPDIDFTEPHGRDELPGGPPAPLTE, from the coding sequence ATGAACATGCTCGTCGACGGCGAGTGGCGGATCGACGCCTACGAATCCACCAACGAGGAGGGGGAGTTCGACCGGAGCGAGAGCAGCTTCCGGAGCTGGCTCGACGGGGGCGTCGCCGCGGCTGGCGAGGCGCCGAACTCATCGGCGTTCGCGCCGGAGTCCGGCCGGTATCACCTCTACATCTGTCGAGCCTGCCCGTGGGCTCACCGCGCGGCGATGACCCGGCAGCTCCGGGGGCTGGAGGACGACATCTCCATCTCGCTGGTCCAGCCCGAGCGCTACGACGAGGGGTGGGAGTTCTCCGAGGAACACCCCGACCCCTTCCACGACTCCGAGTACCTCCGCGAGGTGTACACCGACGCCGACCCCGAGTACACGGGCCGGGTGACGGTGCCCGTGCTGTGGGACAAGCAGGAGGAGACCATCGTCAACAACGAGTCGAGCGAGATCATGCGGATGCTCGACACCGCGTTCGACGGCAACGAGTTCTCGCTGTACCCCGAGGACCTGCGCGGCGAGATCGACGAGATCGTCGACGCGATCTACGAGCCGATCAACAACGGCGTCTACCGGGCCGGCTTCGCGGGGACGCAGGACGCCTACGAGGACGCGGTCGACGACCTGTTCGACGCGCTCGACCACTGGGAGGGCGTGCTCGCCGACCAGCGATACCTCGCCGGCGACGGCGAGCGCCTGACGCTCGCGGACGTGGCAATGTTCGCGACGCTGGTCCGGTTCGACCACGTCTACCACACCCACTTCAAGTGCAACCGCCGGGCGATCCACGAGTACCCGAACCTCTGGGGGTACACGAAGGATCTCTACCAGACCCCGGGAATCGAGGAGACAGTCAACATGGACCACATCACCCGGCACTACTACGTCAGCCACGGCGACCTCAACCCCACACGGATCGTCGCGGTCGGCCCGGATATCGACTTTACCGAGCCCCACGGCCGCGACGAGCTCCCCGGCGGCCCGCCCGCGCCGCTGACCGAGTAG
- a CDS encoding pyridoxal phosphate-dependent aminotransferase, whose product MPTPTERVRACERSKIRVMFDLAEAADRDLVRLEVGEPDFDTPEHIVDAAAEAARAGETHYTSNAGLPALREAISETLDREYDVRYDPEQFVVTNGGMEALHLAVLSVLGPGEELLIPSPSWPNYWTQARLADGVPVEIPMPEETGYALDAERVIEQMGPETGAIVLCSPANPTGQLYDPDEMRAVVDAAAEHDAYVIADEVYLGLTYDRDPAGLAALTDHPEHVLTVGSCSKTYAMTGWRVGWLGGPQDVIDEVNKIHESTTACAGSVAQHAAIAALTGPQEPVEAMYEAFAERREYVADRIESIDGVSAPAPDGAFYAFLDVDLPGSSLDIAKRLLWEQDVVLAPGDGFGEAGEGKLRLSFANSMEQLEKGLDGIEAAVQGN is encoded by the coding sequence ATGCCCACGCCCACGGAGCGCGTTCGTGCCTGCGAGCGCTCGAAGATCCGCGTGATGTTCGACCTCGCGGAGGCGGCCGACCGCGACCTCGTCCGCCTCGAAGTCGGCGAGCCGGACTTCGATACGCCCGAGCACATCGTCGACGCCGCCGCCGAGGCGGCCCGCGCCGGTGAGACGCACTACACCTCCAACGCCGGCCTGCCGGCGCTCCGAGAGGCCATCTCGGAGACGCTCGACCGGGAGTACGACGTGCGCTACGACCCCGAGCAGTTCGTCGTCACCAACGGCGGGATGGAGGCGCTCCACCTCGCGGTGCTGTCGGTGCTCGGCCCGGGCGAGGAGCTGTTGATCCCCTCGCCGTCGTGGCCGAACTACTGGACGCAGGCCCGACTCGCCGACGGCGTGCCGGTCGAGATCCCGATGCCCGAGGAGACGGGGTACGCCCTCGACGCCGAGCGCGTGATCGAGCAGATGGGCCCGGAGACGGGCGCCATCGTGCTCTGCTCGCCCGCCAACCCCACGGGACAGCTGTACGACCCAGACGAGATGCGTGCGGTCGTCGACGCCGCAGCCGAGCACGACGCCTACGTGATCGCCGACGAGGTGTACCTCGGACTCACCTACGACCGCGATCCCGCCGGCCTCGCCGCGCTGACGGACCACCCGGAGCACGTGCTCACGGTCGGCTCCTGCTCGAAGACGTACGCGATGACGGGCTGGCGGGTCGGCTGGCTCGGCGGGCCGCAGGACGTGATCGACGAGGTCAACAAGATCCACGAGAGCACGACCGCCTGCGCGGGCTCGGTCGCCCAGCACGCCGCCATCGCCGCGCTCACCGGGCCGCAGGAGCCCGTCGAAGCGATGTACGAGGCGTTCGCGGAACGCCGGGAGTACGTCGCCGACCGCATCGAGTCGATCGACGGCGTGTCGGCGCCGGCGCCCGACGGCGCGTTCTACGCGTTCCTCGACGTGGACCTGCCCGGGAGCAGCCTCGACATCGCCAAGCGGCTGCTCTGGGAGCAGGACGTGGTGCTCGCCCCCGGCGACGGGTTCGGCGAGGCCGGGGAGGGGAAGCTCCGGCTCTCCTTCGCGAACTCGATGGAGCAGTTGGAGAAGGGACTGGACGGGATCGAGGCGGCGGTTCAGGGGAACTGA